AAGATAAAGACTAAGCTGACACCGACAATTCCAGCAAATATCGTTTTATCTAGTGCTTGTTCACCAAATTGCGCACCGACAGAAGTCGAGTAAATTTCTTCTAAATCAACAGGCAATGCACCAGCGTTCAAAATACCCGCCAAGTTTTTCGTCTCTTCAATAGAGAAGTTACCTGAGATCTCAACATTTGAAGAGTTGATCGTTTTAGACACATACGGAGCCGAGATGAAAGCGGGGTCCGCCTTCATTGCTTCTTCTTTAAAGGAGTGTTCTCCTTCGATGAAGTCCAACCAAATAACGAGCATGTTATCCGGCTTCATTGCTGCAATTTCAGAAGTCACTTCTCCAAATTTATTTGGATCTTTCATTTCCAATGTAACAACCGGGTTGTTATTTTCATCGAAATTGGCTTTTGCTTTACCTTCTTTCAAATCATTTCCGTCAAGCATCAATTCATCATTCGCATTACGGAATGATAGGTTGGCTTGGGTGGATAATAATTCACGGGCAGTTTCCTGATCTTCTACCCCGGCAAGCTGAACGCGGATTCGGTTGTTTGATTCGATTTGGATGCTAGGTTCGTTTACACCGAGCACGTCAATACGATTCGTCAACGCGCGTGCCGTATCGGCAACTGTTGACTCCGTAATCTTTTGTCCTTCTTTCAATGGTTTCACTTGATACAGAACTTCGAAACCACCCTGTAAGTCAAGGCCTAACTTGACGTCTTTTAAAATCGGACTCGTCGTGGAAAATACCGTTGATGCCAAAATGACGATAAGCAGCAAAAACGCGACGATCCTTCCTCTGTTTTTCATATTTCCTTTTCCCCCTCATATACTAGAGCGGCATAGCACCTGTTATGTACTTTCTTCTCTCATTGTACAACATACCAATTATGAAACAGTAGGTTGTCTGTGTCAAATACTTCATGATAGGAATTGCAAATCAATCCGCTTTTTTAGGCGAAAATAACACAGACCATTCCTCTTTACTCAACTCCAACACATCTTCACTGTTGCGTTGAGCTTCGGTTTGCGTATGCGTCATGAACTGTGCCGCCGTAATGGCCAAAACATCCGAAATCATTTCATAAGAACGCATCGCAGAAATATCTTTTTTCCGCCACTTTTTCTCCACTACATATTTCAGTAAATCTTCCTCCGTAATCTCCGAGTAGCCGTAAAACGTCAATTCTTTCTTTTTACTTTCTAGTGCAGGGAACAACTGTCTATATAAGTCTGTCAACTGTTGATCCAACGCCACTTCCCCCCTCGTGTATAGTTCCGGAATAAACTTGATTATATCACATACACTTAACTATATTTGGGTTTTGCCCAAGCATTCTCATTGTATTGGAAAACGTGGCAAATCAGAAGGAGTGGTGTAGGATGTCATCATTTATTCGGGGGACGATCTTTTTGATGGCGGCCGTGTTTTTATCAAAATTACTCGGCTTCGTCTATCGAATTCAATTTATGCGGGTAGCAGGAGAAGAAACCGTCGGGATCTATATGACCGCATACCCGGCATTCATCTTTTTCCTCTCCTTAGTACAGCTTGGCGTACCCACTGCAATTGCGAAAGTGATAGCGGAGTTAAAAGCACAGGGCGGCACCGTACAATTGCGACAAGTTATGAGAACCGCCACATTTATCACGATTTTATCTGGTGCAGTCTTCATTCCCGCGTGTATTCTTTTTATTCCTTTTTTAGCTGAAACTTTACTTGGGAACAGAGCAACTTCCACTGCATTATACGTAGCACTCGCTATCGTACCTATCG
This window of the Sporosarcina ureae genome carries:
- a CDS encoding post-transcriptional regulator — its product is MDQQLTDLYRQLFPALESKKKELTFYGYSEITEEDLLKYVVEKKWRKKDISAMRSYEMISDVLAITAAQFMTHTQTEAQRNSEDVLELSKEEWSVLFSPKKAD